CCGTCAAAACCGTCGCTCCCCGTGACGGCAGTTGCGCGAGCCTACGCCTGTATCGCCCTTGACTAACTAGTAGATAGTACTAGATTTAAAGGATGTTCGCGATGGTGACACCAATGCCGTGCCACCGTGGTCCCGTCAAGAGGAGATGTTCAACAATGGCCAACGTCTCGGTTACTGAACTAAACCAGCAAACCGCCAAGGTGCTTGAGCGGGTCAAGTCTGGCGAGTCGCTCGAAGTCCGAGAGTATGGCCGGCCCATCGCTCGCATCGTGCCCGTTCTCTCTAATGCTTCGATTGTGGACCGGCTGGTGAGCGAAGGGCGAGCCGTCGCTGCCACAAGTACTACAGAAGCTCTGTTGACTCCGGTCCCACCGATCGTGGGCGCAGGTCCCTCGCTTTCTGAAGTACTAGATCAAGCGCGCCAGGCAGAGCGATCGTGATCTATGTCGACACTTCTGCGCTGGTGAAGCTCGTGGTGCGCGAGGCGGAGACCTTGGCGCTTCAAACCT
The sequence above is a segment of the Myxococcales bacterium genome. Coding sequences within it:
- a CDS encoding type II toxin-antitoxin system prevent-host-death family antitoxin, yielding MANVSVTELNQQTAKVLERVKSGESLEVREYGRPIARIVPVLSNASIVDRLVSEGRAVAATSTTEALLTPVPPIVGAGPSLSEVLDQARQAERS